The following are encoded together in the Plasmodium brasilianum strain Bolivian I chromosome 10, whole genome shotgun sequence genome:
- a CDS encoding RNA-binding protein: MFLRLFKERKYINRPSIICNTRITVTYPFMNDVRFLKTCHSEYHNIQELKINLPRLKLRGLPFDVSQEEIKTFFKNFKLSNEEHSIHIIKGLGNKPTGHAYVYFDDEEEARNACQALNRKFLRNRYIEIYIDYVFNHNITPVKEHVTTLMRDRYRKDNQ, from the coding sequence atgtttttaagaTTGTTTAAAGaaaggaaatatataaatcgCCCTAGCATAATTTGCAATACAAGAATAACTGTAACTTATCCCTTTATGAATGATGTacgttttttaaaaacatgtCATAGTGAATATCATAATATACaggaattaaaaattaatttaccAAGATTAAAATTGAGAGGCTTACCTTTTGATGTGTCccaagaagaaataaaaacattttttaagaattttaaATTGTCAAATGAAGAGCATTCTATTCACATAATTAAAGGATTAGGGAACAAACCCACAGGACATGCATATGTTTACTTtgatgatgaagaagaagCAAGAAATGCTTGTCAAGCTTTAAATCGAAAATTTTTAAGGAATCgatatattgaaatatacATAGATTACGTTTTTAATCACAATATAACACCAGTCAAAGAGCACGTGACAACATTGATGAGGGACAGATATAGAAAAGACAACCAGTAA